A window of Tautonia plasticadhaerens contains these coding sequences:
- a CDS encoding cytochrome c3 family protein, translating into MAQIFHPSANTLARVSILGGALAALGAVGVSYLIISSPYQTGVDVVKDQPIPFSHEHHVGGLGIDCRYCHGSVEESYFAGMPPTYTCMSCHSQVWTDAPMLAPVRESLALDRPIEWNRVHDVPDYAYFNHSIHVKKGVGCYSCHGRVDEMPLAWKEESMNMGWCLECHRNPEKHLRPREEIYNLDWSVAADQDAVREFVQREADAGTYQSLTADDYVSQEELGYLLAAMYEVPTLGHDTPMTNCAVCHR; encoded by the coding sequence ATGGCCCAGATTTTCCACCCGAGCGCCAATACCCTCGCCCGAGTGAGCATCCTCGGCGGGGCCCTCGCGGCCCTGGGAGCGGTTGGGGTGTCATACCTGATCATCTCGTCGCCCTACCAGACGGGTGTCGACGTCGTGAAGGATCAACCGATCCCCTTCTCCCACGAGCACCACGTCGGCGGACTGGGGATCGACTGCCGGTACTGCCACGGGTCGGTCGAGGAATCCTACTTCGCCGGGATGCCCCCGACCTACACCTGCATGAGCTGCCACTCCCAGGTCTGGACCGACGCGCCGATGCTGGCCCCTGTCCGGGAGAGCCTGGCCCTGGACCGGCCGATCGAGTGGAACCGGGTCCACGACGTCCCCGACTACGCCTACTTCAATCACTCCATCCACGTCAAGAAGGGCGTCGGCTGCTATTCCTGCCACGGCCGGGTCGACGAGATGCCGCTGGCCTGGAAGGAGGAGTCGATGAACATGGGCTGGTGCCTGGAGTGCCACCGCAACCCCGAGAAGCACCTCCGCCCCAGGGAGGAGATCTACAACCTCGACTGGTCGGTCGCCGCCGATCAGGACGCGGTCCGCGAGTTCGTCCAACGCGAGGCCGACGCGGGGACCTACCAGAGCTTGACGGCCGACGACTACGTCTCGCAGGAGGAGCTGGGATACCTGCTCGCCGCGATGTACGAAGTCCCCACGCTCGGCCATGACACCCCCATGACCAATTGCGCGGTGTGCCACCGATGA
- a CDS encoding tripartite tricarboxylate transporter permease, with protein MDPAILEAFRQVLLDPMIWAAVLGAAVYGVFVGAVPGLTATMAMALLVPVTYWMPPLPALAAVVTMVACAIFSGDIPTILLRIPGTPASAAYADIGSGLSSRGKGDEALVTALVFSVAGGLFGAVVLIVLGSQLAQVGTLFSPAEHFWLYVLGLTCAVVVSKDAPLKGALAVLLGLLVSTVGLSAVHASARFTLGYPELYQGIGFIPAMIGLFGVSEVLKNLLTLEPGVPGPTSVADVSRVRVLHALPGSLRRLFRRPVSAFRSGSIGALIGMLPGAGADIASWVSLGVSSRSKPEPDTPDDEAALDRLSDATTANSSALAGAWIPALIFGIPGDSVTAIVIGVLMMKDLRPGPEIFEKQPIIVYGLYLIFILANLALLPIGLLAIKAGGLVLRAPRRILMPVILLFCVLGSYAINGSTFDIGVMLASGLAGFALERRGVPLGPVVLGIILGGPLEERLIQVLTSADGSAIAFIDRWPARILALIWLILLFVSLGRGRGPDAIPASAASREDSSDHSDGG; from the coding sequence ATGGACCCTGCGATCCTCGAGGCCTTTCGGCAGGTCCTCCTCGACCCGATGATCTGGGCCGCCGTGCTCGGGGCGGCGGTCTACGGGGTCTTCGTCGGGGCCGTACCGGGCCTCACGGCGACGATGGCGATGGCGTTGCTCGTCCCCGTCACTTACTGGATGCCTCCCCTGCCCGCGCTGGCGGCGGTGGTCACGATGGTCGCCTGCGCGATCTTCTCCGGGGACATCCCGACGATCCTGCTCCGCATCCCCGGCACCCCCGCCTCGGCGGCCTATGCCGACATCGGGAGCGGCCTGTCGAGCCGGGGCAAGGGGGACGAGGCGCTGGTCACGGCCCTGGTATTCAGCGTGGCCGGGGGCCTGTTCGGCGCGGTCGTCCTCATCGTGCTGGGCAGCCAGCTCGCCCAGGTCGGGACGCTCTTCAGTCCGGCCGAGCACTTCTGGCTCTATGTGCTCGGCCTGACCTGCGCCGTGGTCGTGTCGAAGGACGCCCCGCTCAAGGGGGCACTGGCCGTCTTGCTCGGTCTGCTCGTGTCGACGGTCGGCCTGAGCGCGGTCCACGCGAGTGCCCGTTTCACGCTCGGGTACCCGGAACTCTACCAGGGGATCGGCTTCATCCCGGCGATGATCGGCCTCTTCGGGGTCTCCGAGGTCCTGAAGAACTTGTTGACCCTGGAACCGGGAGTTCCCGGGCCTACCTCGGTCGCCGACGTCTCGAGGGTCCGGGTGCTCCATGCTTTGCCCGGGTCGCTCCGCCGGCTGTTCCGGAGGCCGGTCTCGGCATTCCGATCCGGCTCGATCGGCGCATTGATCGGGATGCTCCCCGGCGCCGGCGCGGACATCGCCAGCTGGGTCTCGCTCGGCGTCTCGAGCCGGTCGAAGCCCGAGCCCGACACGCCCGACGACGAGGCGGCGCTCGACCGATTGAGCGACGCGACCACGGCGAATTCCTCGGCGCTGGCCGGTGCCTGGATCCCCGCCCTGATTTTCGGGATCCCCGGAGACTCGGTCACCGCGATCGTCATCGGCGTGCTCATGATGAAGGATCTCCGGCCCGGCCCCGAGATCTTCGAGAAGCAGCCGATCATCGTCTACGGCCTGTATCTGATCTTCATCCTCGCGAACCTGGCGTTGTTGCCGATCGGCCTGCTCGCGATCAAGGCCGGGGGCCTGGTGCTCCGGGCCCCGAGGCGTATCCTGATGCCGGTGATCCTCCTGTTCTGCGTCCTGGGCTCGTACGCGATCAACGGGAGTACATTCGACATCGGCGTGATGCTCGCGTCCGGACTGGCCGGCTTCGCCCTGGAGCGGCGGGGGGTCCCGCTCGGGCCGGTGGTGCTGGGGATCATCCTCGGCGGCCCGCTCGAGGAGCGACTGATCCAGGTCCTCACGTCCGCCGACGGCTCCGCGATCGCCTTCATCGACCGCTGGCCGGCCCGGATCCTCGCGTTGATCTGGCTCATCCTCCTGTTCGTCTCCCTGGGCCGGGGCCGGGGTCCGGACGCGATCCCCGCCTCGGCAGCGTCTCGGGAGGATTCCAGCGACCATTCGGACGGCGGCTGA
- a CDS encoding tripartite tricarboxylate transporter substrate-binding protein: MIRSRSIRPPGRLLPLILASTAVVLAGCSGEERFPDRPIMLICPWSAGGGTDTVSRKVAAMLEQDLGVPVNVVNATGGSGVTGHTRGALAPPDGHSITMITVELNMLHWRGLTNIGPDDFRPVMLLNQDAAALFVPADSPWGSISDVRAAVAEAPRSLKASGTAQGGIWHVSLAGWLDAEGLRADDVLWIPINGAGPSLDALMSGGIDMVCCSLPEASSLMEAGRVRCLGVMAEARIPDFPDVPTFGEQGSDWSMGGWRGLGLPLGVPEDRAELLVSAVDRVIRSEDYLGFMEHTGFNVSPAPPGEFREIMEQFDRQMGDILMGEAFQSVRRTRYGPMIFPIVILALLGASLAVLLLRGSLRRDPGAPRLDRAGLARMGLVVLFVVSYMALAGQVGYLLSASTLLLGMLLALGVRWPVALATSAALVPATYQIFAVGLRVPLPWGWLGW, encoded by the coding sequence ATGATCCGATCCCGCTCGATCCGACCCCCGGGGCGGCTCCTGCCGCTGATCCTGGCATCGACCGCGGTCGTCCTCGCCGGATGCTCCGGCGAGGAGCGATTCCCGGACCGGCCGATCATGCTCATCTGTCCCTGGTCTGCCGGGGGGGGGACGGACACCGTCTCCCGCAAGGTGGCCGCGATGCTGGAGCAGGATCTCGGCGTCCCGGTCAACGTGGTGAACGCGACCGGGGGGTCCGGGGTCACCGGACACACCCGGGGGGCGTTGGCGCCGCCGGACGGCCACTCGATCACGATGATCACTGTGGAGTTGAACATGCTCCACTGGCGGGGGCTCACGAACATCGGGCCCGACGACTTCCGCCCCGTCATGCTCCTGAACCAGGACGCCGCGGCCCTCTTCGTCCCGGCCGATTCCCCCTGGGGCTCGATCTCGGATGTCCGGGCGGCGGTCGCCGAGGCACCGAGGTCCCTCAAGGCCTCGGGCACCGCCCAGGGGGGCATCTGGCACGTGAGCCTCGCCGGCTGGCTCGACGCCGAAGGCCTCCGGGCCGACGACGTCCTCTGGATCCCGATCAACGGCGCCGGGCCTTCGCTCGATGCCCTGATGTCCGGCGGAATCGACATGGTCTGTTGCAGCCTCCCCGAGGCCTCCTCGCTGATGGAGGCCGGGCGCGTCCGCTGCCTCGGGGTGATGGCCGAGGCCCGGATCCCGGATTTCCCCGACGTCCCGACCTTCGGGGAGCAGGGCTCCGACTGGTCGATGGGAGGCTGGCGAGGGCTCGGCCTGCCGCTGGGCGTGCCCGAGGACCGCGCCGAGCTGCTCGTCTCGGCCGTCGACCGGGTCATCCGGAGCGAGGACTACCTCGGCTTCATGGAGCACACCGGCTTCAACGTCTCGCCCGCACCGCCGGGGGAATTCCGGGAGATCATGGAGCAGTTCGACCGCCAGATGGGGGACATCCTCATGGGGGAGGCGTTCCAGTCGGTCCGTCGGACCCGGTACGGCCCGATGATCTTCCCGATCGTGATCCTCGCCTTGCTCGGCGCCTCGCTCGCGGTCCTGCTCCTCAGGGGAAGCTTGCGGCGCGATCCCGGGGCCCCCCGCCTCGACCGGGCCGGACTGGCCCGGATGGGGCTGGTCGTCCTGTTCGTCGTCAGCTACATGGCCCTGGCGGGCCAGGTCGGCTATCTCCTCTCGGCGTCGACGCTGCTGTTGGGGATGCTGCTGGCGCTGGGCGTCCGCTGGCCGGTCGCGCTGGCGACTTCGGCGGCCCTCGTGCCGGCGACCTATCAGATTTTCGCCGTCGGCCTCAGGGTGCCGCTGCCCTGGGGATGGCTCGGCTGGTGA
- a CDS encoding DUF5658 family protein: MNDSDGPRSGGEQPWHGRSLLLESEISWLLLVSILDILLTTALLHRGPQFVESNPIAAWFYMRFNIAGLVAYKFGLIAAVVVIAELVERIKPGRGKFVLRVGILAASGVVVYSVFLHLQQPL; this comes from the coding sequence ATGAACGATTCCGACGGCCCCCGATCCGGCGGCGAGCAGCCCTGGCATGGCCGGAGCCTGCTCCTGGAGTCCGAGATTTCCTGGCTGCTGCTGGTGAGCATCCTGGATATCCTGCTGACCACCGCCCTGCTGCATCGGGGCCCGCAATTCGTCGAGTCGAACCCGATCGCCGCGTGGTTCTACATGCGATTCAACATCGCGGGGCTCGTCGCGTACAAATTCGGGCTGATCGCCGCGGTCGTGGTCATCGCGGAACTGGTCGAGCGGATCAAGCCGGGGCGCGGCAAGTTCGTGCTCCGAGTCGGGATCCTCGCCGCCTCGGGGGTGGTCGTCTACAGCGTCTTCCTCCACCTCCAACAACCGCTTTGA
- a CDS encoding tetratricopeptide repeat protein, with the protein MADSRKSARRLALEESLAADPTDAFLRYGLAMQCLRDGEVEEGRRMLESLIADHPDDQVPAYQQLGQSYMDEGDADRARIWFTLGIARAQSVGDLKAAGEMQGFLELFG; encoded by the coding sequence ATGGCAGATTCCCGGAAGTCCGCCCGCCGCCTGGCACTCGAAGAAAGCCTGGCGGCCGACCCGACCGACGCCTTCCTCCGCTACGGCCTGGCGATGCAATGCCTCCGAGACGGCGAGGTCGAGGAGGGCAGACGCATGCTCGAGTCCCTGATCGCCGATCATCCCGACGATCAGGTGCCTGCGTACCAGCAGCTCGGCCAGTCGTACATGGACGAGGGGGACGCCGATCGGGCCCGGATCTGGTTCACCCTGGGGATTGCCCGGGCCCAGTCCGTCGGCGACCTGAAGGCGGCCGGCGAGATGCAAGGATTCCTCGAATTGTTCGGCTGA
- a CDS encoding iron-containing alcohol dehydrogenase, with the protein MPGGPDAISTFTFPNRIRFGAGAIGELPPELERLGVHRPLVVTDAGLVASGLLGATLARIPAITVFDGVHPNPTERDVADAMAVYREAGCDGIVGFGGGSPIDAAKAVRLLATHPGRLADYDVTTGGSDRIRPDLPPMIAVPTTAGTGSEVGRGALIQLPQTGRKTAVLSPFLLPSVAICDPELTLGLPPALTAGTGMDALTHCVESFLSTSYHPICDGISLEGLRLIARGLESSVSDGSDRAARASMMMGALLGGISFHKGLGVIHSLSHALGSEGRGHHGTLNAILLPHALRFNLGAARERMGLLAAQMGLGRNGDGPGHLITLTEILLARLPLPRRLGDVEGIDRDRIGIYARLAMEDHCHRNNPRPCDEESLAALLEDAW; encoded by the coding sequence ATGCCGGGCGGTCCCGACGCGATCTCGACGTTCACCTTCCCGAACCGCATCCGATTCGGGGCGGGGGCGATCGGGGAATTGCCCCCGGAACTCGAACGGCTGGGGGTGCATCGACCGCTCGTCGTCACGGATGCCGGCCTCGTCGCCTCCGGCCTTCTGGGAGCGACCCTGGCACGCATCCCGGCAATCACGGTTTTCGACGGAGTCCACCCCAACCCGACCGAACGGGACGTCGCCGATGCCATGGCAGTCTACAGAGAGGCCGGTTGCGACGGCATCGTCGGGTTCGGGGGCGGTAGCCCGATCGACGCCGCCAAGGCGGTCCGGCTGCTCGCGACCCACCCCGGCCGGCTCGCCGACTACGACGTGACGACCGGAGGCTCGGACCGGATCCGCCCCGACCTGCCGCCAATGATCGCCGTTCCGACGACGGCCGGTACTGGGTCCGAGGTCGGCCGAGGCGCGTTGATCCAACTCCCCCAGACCGGCAGGAAGACGGCCGTGTTGAGCCCCTTTCTCCTGCCGAGCGTCGCGATCTGCGACCCCGAACTGACCCTCGGTCTCCCCCCCGCGCTGACCGCGGGGACCGGGATGGATGCGCTGACCCACTGCGTCGAGAGCTTCCTCTCGACCAGCTACCACCCGATCTGCGACGGGATCTCCCTGGAAGGGCTCCGCCTGATCGCCAGGGGGCTGGAATCGAGCGTCTCTGACGGCTCCGACCGGGCCGCCCGGGCCTCGATGATGATGGGGGCGCTGCTCGGCGGGATCAGCTTCCACAAGGGGCTCGGCGTGATCCACTCGCTGTCGCATGCCCTGGGATCGGAGGGCCGGGGCCATCACGGCACGCTCAACGCGATCCTCCTGCCGCACGCCCTCCGATTCAATCTCGGGGCCGCCAGGGAGAGGATGGGCCTGTTGGCGGCCCAGATGGGCCTGGGACGGAACGGGGACGGGCCGGGCCATCTGATCACGCTGACCGAAATCCTGCTGGCCCGGCTCCCCCTGCCCCGACGCCTCGGGGACGTCGAGGGGATCGATCGGGATCGGATCGGTATTTATGCCCGACTCGCGATGGAGGACCACTGCCACCGGAACAATCCCCGACCGTGCGACGAGGAGTCCCTTGCCGCACTGCTCGAAGACGCCTGGTGA
- a CDS encoding DUF1559 domain-containing protein encodes MVRSRRGFTLIELLVVIAIIGVLIALLLPAVQAAREAARRAQCTNHLKQLGLALHNYNDVHGCLAPGRIWRAGPPGPTFPTIFSGTPNTPWFVLMLPQFEQQNLYDAFNFELGAEGIPGSGLNPALGFFANSTVSATKVAVFQCPSDEQRLFQITPQYQGGLLSGPVFTKGNYAVSWGNTNWRQRDLGTQRFVQSAFGHKTVRLAEIRDGTSNTVFISEVVQGDLYDVRGVMWSSVPGGGSFMTRYSPNKYTDYLGLRTDGGDFLNQPIFCVNEPQLPCNGDAGDSEAFAASRSRHPGGVNVVLGDGSVRFLKETIAHPIWIALNTIKAGEVISADQY; translated from the coding sequence ATGGTCCGTTCTCGTCGAGGCTTCACCCTGATCGAGCTGCTCGTCGTCATCGCAATCATCGGGGTGCTCATCGCGTTGCTGCTCCCCGCAGTCCAGGCGGCTCGGGAGGCCGCCCGCCGCGCCCAATGCACGAATCATCTGAAGCAGCTTGGGCTTGCGTTGCACAATTACAATGACGTTCACGGATGTCTGGCCCCCGGACGCATCTGGAGGGCTGGGCCGCCGGGGCCGACCTTCCCCACGATTTTCTCGGGGACGCCCAATACCCCGTGGTTCGTGCTCATGCTCCCCCAGTTCGAGCAGCAGAACCTGTACGACGCCTTCAACTTCGAGCTGGGGGCCGAGGGGATCCCCGGCTCGGGGTTGAATCCGGCCCTCGGGTTCTTCGCCAATAGTACGGTCTCCGCGACCAAGGTCGCCGTCTTCCAGTGCCCGAGCGACGAGCAACGTCTCTTCCAGATCACCCCCCAGTACCAGGGTGGCCTGCTCAGCGGCCCGGTGTTCACCAAGGGAAACTACGCGGTGAGCTGGGGCAACACCAACTGGAGGCAGCGAGATCTCGGAACGCAGCGCTTCGTGCAGTCGGCCTTCGGTCACAAGACCGTCCGACTGGCTGAGATCCGAGACGGGACCAGCAACACCGTCTTCATCTCGGAGGTCGTCCAGGGGGACCTCTATGACGTGAGGGGAGTCATGTGGTCGAGCGTCCCGGGCGGCGGATCGTTCATGACCCGGTACTCGCCGAACAAGTACACCGATTACCTCGGCCTCCGGACCGACGGCGGCGACTTCCTCAACCAGCCGATCTTCTGCGTCAACGAACCACAACTTCCTTGTAACGGCGACGCGGGCGATAGCGAAGCCTTCGCCGCCTCGAGGAGCCGGCATCCCGGGGGTGTGAATGTCGTCCTCGGCGACGGCTCGGTCCGATTCCTCAAGGAGACGATCGCCCACCCGATCTGGATCGCCCTGAATACGATCAAGGCGGGCGAGGTCATCAGCGCCGATCAGTACTGA
- a CDS encoding sigma-70 family RNA polymerase sigma factor, with amino-acid sequence MMLDPQSEPDGRLSLLDCARTGDVEALGRLLELYRDDLAMLARYQVGARLRGKVDPSDLVQETFLEAHRDFNQFRGATEREFAAWLRRILAANLANLIRHYFGTQRRDMNLERELIDSFSELSRISDRGLMARQETPSQHASRREQAVILADALRDLSEDYREVIVLRHLEGLSFPEIARRMDRSEDSVKKLWARALARLRRGMKATP; translated from the coding sequence ATGATGCTCGACCCCCAGTCCGAGCCTGACGGCCGGCTGTCCCTCCTCGATTGCGCCAGGACGGGCGACGTCGAGGCGCTCGGAAGGCTCCTTGAGCTGTACCGCGACGACCTCGCGATGCTCGCCCGTTACCAGGTCGGGGCCCGGCTCCGGGGCAAGGTTGACCCCTCGGATCTGGTCCAGGAGACGTTCCTCGAGGCCCATCGCGATTTCAATCAGTTCCGGGGGGCGACCGAGCGCGAATTCGCCGCCTGGCTCAGGCGTATCCTCGCCGCCAACCTCGCCAACCTGATCCGGCACTACTTCGGGACGCAGCGGAGGGACATGAACCTGGAACGCGAGTTGATCGACTCGTTCAGCGAGCTCTCCCGGATCTCCGACCGCGGCCTGATGGCCCGGCAGGAGACCCCCAGCCAGCATGCCTCCCGGAGGGAGCAGGCCGTCATCCTCGCCGATGCCCTCCGGGACCTGAGCGAGGACTACCGGGAGGTGATCGTGCTCCGACACCTGGAGGGCCTGAGCTTCCCCGAGATCGCTCGACGTATGGACCGGTCGGAAGACAGCGTCAAGAAGCTCTGGGCCCGGGCCCTGGCCCGATTGCGGCGGGGGATGAAGGCGACCCCCTGA
- the queC gene encoding 7-cyano-7-deazaguanine synthase QueC produces the protein MSQRPKGVVLLSGGLDSSTVLAECIASGYEPYALTVLYGQRHAVEREAARRIAGALGVARHVEMPIDLRGFGGSALTDEIEVPKDRSGETMASGIPITYVPARNTVFLSLALAWAESLGAFDLFLGVNCVDYSGYPDCRPEFLLAFERLAMLATKAGVEGAGRYTIHAPLLTMTKEQIIRRGIELGVDYGMTHSCYDPDDRGRACGRCDSCRLRLDAFGRLGMDDPAPYSPTASRGSTGS, from the coding sequence ATGAGTCAGCGACCGAAGGGCGTCGTCCTGCTGAGCGGCGGGCTGGATTCGTCGACAGTGCTCGCGGAATGCATCGCCTCCGGGTACGAGCCGTATGCCTTGACCGTCCTCTACGGGCAGCGACACGCCGTCGAGCGGGAGGCGGCCCGGAGGATCGCCGGGGCGTTGGGGGTCGCCCGACACGTCGAGATGCCCATCGACCTCCGAGGTTTCGGCGGCAGCGCCCTCACCGACGAGATCGAGGTTCCCAAGGATCGGTCCGGAGAGACGATGGCGTCGGGGATCCCGATCACCTACGTCCCGGCCCGCAACACCGTCTTCCTCTCGCTCGCGCTGGCCTGGGCCGAGTCGCTCGGCGCGTTCGACCTGTTCCTCGGCGTCAACTGCGTCGACTACTCGGGCTATCCCGATTGCCGCCCCGAATTCCTGCTCGCCTTCGAGAGATTGGCCATGCTCGCCACCAAGGCGGGCGTCGAGGGCGCCGGGCGCTATACGATCCACGCCCCGCTGCTGACGATGACCAAGGAGCAGATCATCCGACGGGGGATCGAGCTGGGCGTCGATTACGGCATGACCCACAGTTGCTACGACCCCGACGACAGGGGGCGGGCATGTGGCCGGTGCGACTCCTGCCGCCTCCGGCTCGACGCGTTCGGGCGGCTCGGGATGGATGATCCGGCCCCTTACTCCCCGACCGCGTCGAGGGGCTCGACCGGGTCATAG
- a CDS encoding DEAD/DEAH box helicase, producing the protein MAEPRPEDASPGFDSLGLDPRLVEALATLGYEEPTPIQRATIPSLIEGRDLVGQAATGTGKTAAFALPLLHRLSLMGDDRPRPTNLVLVPTRELAMQVAQAVHRYGKALGIDVLAIYGGQAYGPQLRALDRGVDVVVATPGRALDHIKRRTMPLEGVATVVLDEADEMLDMGFADDIEAILSATPDQRQTVLFSATMPPRIAAIAKRHLRDPVQITIAKEKLPAGAVPKVRQVAYVVPRAYKIAALGRVLDLENPTSAIIFCRRRDEVDQLAETLNSRGYRAEALHGGMSQEQRDRVMKKFRGGNADLLIATDVAARGLDIEHLSHVVNYDPPTEVESYVHRIGRVGRAGREGVAITLTEPREHRLLQNFERVTKRKIELAQVPTVADVRSRRLDLTQAAVRETLIGGDLDRFRVVVESLTGEFDIMAVTLAAVKLAHDALGNDGEDEQEIPKIAPRAERPTRERERRPARGPKGDGPARDRPPRKDVAPTAGFGGGVARLFIGAGREAGVRPGDLVGAIANEAGISGKMIGAIEIADRFSFVEVPEDVAQEVVAALRASTIKGRKVTVRPAD; encoded by the coding sequence ATGGCAGAGCCTCGCCCCGAAGACGCGAGCCCCGGCTTCGACTCCCTGGGCCTTGACCCTCGCCTCGTCGAGGCGCTCGCCACCCTAGGCTACGAGGAGCCGACCCCGATCCAGCGGGCCACGATCCCATCGCTGATCGAGGGCCGCGACCTCGTCGGCCAGGCGGCCACCGGGACGGGGAAGACCGCGGCCTTCGCCCTTCCCCTGCTGCACCGCCTCTCCCTGATGGGGGATGACCGCCCGAGGCCGACGAACCTGGTCCTCGTCCCGACCCGGGAACTGGCCATGCAGGTGGCCCAGGCGGTTCACCGCTATGGGAAGGCCCTGGGGATCGACGTGCTGGCGATCTACGGCGGCCAGGCATACGGGCCCCAGCTCCGGGCGCTGGACCGGGGGGTCGACGTCGTGGTGGCGACCCCGGGTCGCGCCCTCGACCACATCAAGCGGAGGACGATGCCGCTGGAGGGGGTGGCGACCGTCGTGCTCGACGAGGCCGACGAGATGCTCGACATGGGCTTCGCCGACGACATCGAGGCGATCCTCTCCGCCACGCCCGACCAGCGGCAGACGGTCCTCTTCTCCGCGACGATGCCCCCCCGGATCGCCGCCATCGCCAAGCGGCACCTCAGGGACCCGGTCCAGATCACGATCGCCAAGGAGAAACTGCCGGCCGGGGCCGTCCCCAAGGTCCGCCAGGTGGCCTACGTCGTGCCGAGGGCCTACAAGATCGCCGCGCTCGGCCGGGTACTCGACCTGGAGAACCCGACCTCGGCCATCATCTTCTGCCGGAGGCGGGACGAGGTCGACCAGTTGGCCGAGACGCTCAACTCCCGGGGGTATCGGGCCGAGGCGTTGCACGGGGGCATGTCCCAGGAACAGCGTGATCGGGTCATGAAGAAGTTCCGGGGGGGGAACGCCGACCTGCTGATCGCCACCGACGTCGCCGCCCGGGGGCTGGACATCGAGCACCTCTCGCACGTCGTCAACTACGACCCGCCGACGGAGGTCGAATCCTACGTCCACCGGATCGGCCGGGTCGGGCGTGCCGGGCGGGAGGGGGTGGCGATCACCCTCACAGAGCCGAGGGAGCACCGACTGCTCCAGAACTTCGAGCGGGTCACCAAGCGGAAGATCGAGCTCGCCCAGGTCCCCACGGTGGCCGACGTCCGCTCCCGGAGGCTCGACCTGACCCAGGCCGCCGTACGGGAGACCTTGATCGGCGGCGACCTGGACCGGTTCCGCGTCGTCGTCGAGTCGTTGACCGGCGAATTCGACATCATGGCGGTGACGCTCGCCGCGGTGAAACTCGCGCATGACGCCCTGGGCAACGACGGCGAAGACGAGCAGGAGATCCCCAAGATCGCCCCCCGGGCCGAACGCCCGACCCGGGAGCGGGAGCGACGCCCCGCCCGAGGGCCGAAGGGGGACGGGCCGGCCCGGGATCGCCCGCCGAGGAAGGACGTCGCCCCGACGGCCGGGTTCGGCGGAGGGGTTGCCCGACTCTTCATCGGGGCGGGCCGCGAGGCGGGGGTCCGTCCGGGAGATCTCGTCGGCGCGATCGCCAACGAGGCCGGCATCAGCGGGAAGATGATCGGCGCGATCGAGATCGCCGACCGCTTCTCCTTCGTCGAGGTGCCCGAAGACGTCGCCCAGGAGGTCGTCGCCGCCCTCCGGGCCAGCACGATCAAGGGCCGCAAGGTGACGGTCCGACCCGCGGATTGA